GACTGAGAGTATTGTGTCAGAGTTCACTGCATCCAAGCCCAGCGTCTACCCCATTCGGCTCTACGGCGATCCCGTGCTGCGCCGCAAAGCCCGGGCTATTACGGATGTGACGGCCCCCGTCCAGATCGCTCATTACCGGGCAGCACCGCTCCGCGAAGTGGCCGACATCATGTTGGAAACCATGTTCGAGGCACGCGGCGTCGGGCTGGCAGCTCCGCAGATCGGCCTGAGTGCCCGCATGTTCGTGGCGGTGGAGTACGAGGACGACGAAGACGAAGGCAAGGAAACACCGCTGAAGAGCCGCGTGCTTCAGGAATACGTGATGATCAATCCGGTGATTCGTCCTCTCGACAGACGCAAGGACGACAGCTTTCAGGAAGGCTGCCTGAGCATTCCCGGCATCTACGAGGAAGGCGTGAAGCGCAACCGCACCGTGCGGGTGGACTATACCGACCTCGACGGCAACCCCCGCACGCTGGAGGCCGAAGATTATCTGGCACGGGTGTTTCAGCATGAAACCGACCACCTCGACGGCGTGTTCTTTCTCGACCGCCTGCCGCCGGAAATTACCGAGGAGTACCGCAAAGAGCTGCTGAGTATGCAGCGCCAGTCGCGCGAATACCTGAAAGAGCTGGAAGTGCTGCGAAAGGCACCGGGGCACGTGCAGGAAAAACTGTGAGCGAAGCGCCGCCGCGTGTGGCGTTTTTCGGCTCGCCAGAGTTCGCTGTTCCGGTACTTGACGCGGTTCGGGCGCACTTTGAAGTGGTGTTGGTGGTCGCCCAGCCCGACAAGCCGGTAGGGCGCGGCCTGAAACTGAGTGCGCCGCCCGTCGCTGCCCACGCCGCCGCGCTGGGACTGCCGCTGGCCCAGCCCACCCGCCTGAAGAACAACACAGACTTTGCCGCTCAGCTCGGCGCGTCGGGAGCCGATGTGGCCGTGACCTGCGCGTATGGCAAGATTCTGCCCGCGTCGCTGCTGGCGGTGCCCCGGTTCGGCTTTCTGAACACCCACACCAGCCTGCTGCCGCGCTACCGGGGAGCCGCGCCGATTCAGTGGGCGCTGATACGTGGCGAGAGCACCACCGGAACCACCATCATGCAGACCGATCCGGGCATGGATACCGGCCCCATCCTGCTTCAGGAAGAACTTTCGATTGCCCCCGAGTGGACAGCTCCCGAACTGGCGAACGCTCTTCAGGCACAGGCGGCGCGGCTGATCGTGCAGGCCCTTTCCAGCCTGGAAACCCTGACGCCGCAGCCCCAGAACGAAGTGGACGCCACCCACGCGCCGATGCTCAGCAAGGCCGACGGCGAGGTGGCGTGGCATGACAGCGCCCAGACGATTTACAACCGCTACCGGGGCGTATACGCGTGGCCGCAGACGAGCACCACGTTTGCAGGGCGACGAGTGAAGCTTAGTGTCGTTCGCCCGCTGCCCGGCCACTTTGAAGGCCAGCCCGGAGAGATCATCGCGGTCAGCCGCGAGGGTGTCACGGTGGCCTGCGGTCAGGGCGCACTGGAACTGCTGACGGTGCAGCCAGAAAGCAAAAAACCGATGCCCGCTCCCGACTGGTGGCGCGGCACAGGCCAGACGCTCGGTGCCCGCTTCGGCTGAACTGCGGTTCCAAAGTGCTGGCTCCAACCAAAAACGGCCCCTCCAGTGCGGAAGGGCCGTTCTTCTGATCTGTTACCGCTGCTCGCCGTCAGGCCGCAGGGTGGGCCGTTCAGTCGCGGCGGTTGCCACCGCTCCAGCCACGGTCGGTGCGGGCGCGTGGGCGGAACTCGCCGCCCGTGGAAGCCGGACGCTCGGTGCGCTCGCCTGCACCACGGTCTTCGCGGGGGCGGAAACCACCCTCACGGCTGCCGCTGTCACGGTTGCCCTGGTAACCACCCTGGCCACCTTCACGGTTGCCACGGTAGCCGCCGCTGCCGCCTTCACGGTTGCCCTGGTAGCCACCCTGCGACGCGCCACGGTCCTCGCGGGGACGGAATCCGCCCTCACGGCTGCCGCCACGGTCTTCACGGGGGCGGAAGCCACCTTCACGGCTGCCGCCTTCGCGGTTGCCCTGATAACCGCCCTGGCCGCCTTCACGGTTGCCACGGTAGCCACCCTCACGCGGGGCGCGGTCGCTGCTGCCACGGTCGCCACGGTCGTCGCGGCTGAAGCTGCGCTCGGGACGGTCTTCACGCGGACGGAATCCGCTCTGAGGAGCTGCCGGTGCAGCAACCGCACCCTGGCTCTCGCGCAGTTCACGCATCTCGCGGCGCAGGCCACGGATTTCCTTGCCCTGGTCTTCCAGCATCGACTGGAGCTTGGCGAGCACCGTGAACAGCTCATCGGCGTCCACGAAGCTCTCGTCGCCGTCTTCGAGTTCCTCGGCGTCCATCGCACTGTCTTCATCGAGCGGGCCGCTGCTCAGCTCGGAGATGACGGCCTGAAGCTCTTCGGGGGCCTGCTGGCTCGCCTCGGCGGTGGCCTCCATCCCGAGCTGCTCGTTCTCAACCTGCTGGCTGTCCGTGTCCACCGTATCCATCTGGGTCTGCTGATCGTCACTCATAGTTCTATCCTTTCACGTCGTCTGCTGTGCAGCGCGTGTTTCACGGGAGACTGCCGGAATCCCGGCTCTCTCACTGGCGGCCTACACGGGCGACCTGCTGCGGCTGCCCCGCCCATGCTGTCGCGGCTTCTGCCAACCCGTCCCCTGCTTACCTGCCACTGCGTGCCGCACCCTCGGCGCAGCTCGCAGGCGTCCAGTCAGTGTAGCACTCTGCCGGGGGCAAATGTTCAGATGACCTGACGCACACTCTGAAGAAAGCCCCAAGAGTCTCGGCGCATGGCTTACAGTTCTCCCCCAGACGGCTTTGACACACTGCCTTCATGAACATCACGTTTATCGGTCACAGCGCATTTCTGCTCGAAGACGGCGAATACACGCTCGCCATCGACCCATTTATTCAGGGCAACCCGAAGGCCACCCTGACGCTCGACCAGGTCAAGGCCCGCAACATCAGCGCCGTCCTGATCAGTCACGCCCACGGCGATCACTGGGGCGACGCGCTGGCACTGGCAGAAAACGGCGCAGCGATCATCGGCACCGCTGAAATCGGGGGATATGCGGGCAAGAACGGCGCAAAAAATGCCATCGGCGGCAATATCGGCGGCACCATCCAGCAGCCCTGGGGCAGCGTGTACCTGACACCCGCGTGGCACTCGTCGAGCTTCCCGGATGGCAGCTACGGCGGCATGCCCACCGGTCTGATCATCGAGTTCGGCGGCAAGCGGCTGTACTTTGCCGGAGACACCGCGCTGTTCTCCGACATGAGCCTGATCGGAGAAAAAGGCATCGATCTAGCCTTCCTGCCCATCGGCGACAACTTCACCATGGGGCCGCTGGAGGCCGCCCGCTGCCTCGACCTGCTGAAGCCCAAAGACGTGATCCCGATGCACTACGGCACCTTTCCGCTCCTGACTGGCGATCCGCACGTATTTGCACAGGAAGCCGAGCAGCGCGGCGTGAAGGCCCATCTGCTGCAACCCGGCGAAACGCTTTCGTACTGATCTGCGGCCACCGCCGACATCGAAGCCGACATTGAAAGAGTTGCGAAAGCTCAGATCGGCTAGACTGCACGCCTAGATGTCCTTGGAACCTGAACACGACCAGAATGCCCTGACGCTGGTCAGCGGCTACCGACTGCTCCGAGGTCTGGGCCGCGGCAATACCTCACGTGTGTATCTGGCGGAAAAAATCGGGCCACCCGATGCCGGACGACAGGCACTGGTGCGGGCCGGGCAACGGGTGGCGCTGAAACTGCCGCTGGCCGATACCCTCGGCAATCCCGAGGCCGCCACGCGCTTCGGCAACGAGGTGCGCCTGAGCCTGCAATTCCGCCATCCCCATCTGGTACAGGGGCTGGACGGCACCTCGTTCGGCAGCGAAACGTTTCTTTCGATGCGCTATTACCACGGCGGCACGCTGGCCCGCGAACTCACACAGGCGCTTCTGCCACTGCCGATGGCTCTGCGGGTGCTGGCGGACGTGGCGTCTGGGCTGGCGTATCTGCACGCCAACGACGCGGTTCATCAGGATGTGAAGACCCAGAACGTGTATCTGCACGATGGCCGCGCCGCCCTGGGCGACTTCGGCAGCACCTACTTTCAGGCGCAGGGCGGACGGGTGTCGGGCAGCCCGTTCTATATGGCTCCGGAGGTGTATCAGGGGCAGCTGACCGGGGCTTCCAGCGACGTATATAGCTTCGGCGTACTGGCCCACGAACTGCTGACCGGCATCAGACCTCACCAGGGGCAGACGTATGAAGCGCTGATGGTGTCGCATCTGACGCACTTTCCGCCTCAGCTGAGCGTGCAGGGCGTCCCGCGCTCGGTGGCACGCCTGCTCGATCAGGCACTCGCCAAGAAGCCGGAATCTCGCCCGACCAGCGCTCTGCTGAGGCGTGCCCTGCTGGGCGTGCTGGGCGAATCGGATGAACAGGAACCGGAGACTCCCTCGGCAGACGCTCCTGCTGCCTCGACTGCGAACCGTGCCAGCGTGGGCCGACATGGACCGCAGACCCCCGCCAAGGACGCGGCCACGCCGCCTGCTGCTGCCGGGCCAACCACCCCCAAGCCCAGCGCCCCTGCCGAGAAACGCAGCTGGAATCCCTTCAGGAAGAAGTAGCGGCGACGGCAGGAAGGCACTCCGTCCGGGCGTCACTTCTGTTCTGATTCGCCCTTCACCACTGCCGCGTACCAGCGGCCCCAGTGCGGTCTGCGCCCGTCGATATCGCACAGATCATATTCGTCCATCAGCGTCCAGGAGGCCAGCGCACCGCCGTCGAAGCGCTGCCTGTGCGGATCGGCAGCCAGATGCGCCAGCGCCCGCCCGATCAGGTGCGGCGTCTCGGACTCGGCAAAGTTGGCGTCCTGGGCAATTGCTTCCTGCCAGCGCTCTGCTGCCACGCCGAAATGCGCCAGCATCTCTTCACTCCGCAGAAATCCGGGCGTCAGCGAGACGCTGGTGATGCCGCGCCCGTCGCCCGCCAGTTCGCTGGCCCAGTTCTGCGCGAGCCGCATCACCGCCGTTTTGGCGAGGTCGTAGAAAAAATTGCCCCGGTAATACCAGCCGTCACCGTCGGTAATCTCGGCGATCAGACCGCCCGCCCTCAGCAGGGGCAGGCCCGCGTGGGCTGTCAGGATGTGCGTCCAGACGGCGCGTTCGAGCATCTGTCGGCCCAGTTCCAGATCCTGTTCCCAGAACTTCTTTCCCCACTGAGACAGCGATTCGCCGCCCCAGATATCGTTGACCAGCACGTCCAGCCCACCGTGGTCGGCCCGCACCCTCGCCATCAGGCGCTGTACCTGCGCGGCGTCGCTGTGATCGCAGCGGATCGCCACGCCCTGCCCGCCCGCCTCCGTGACCAGCGCCGCTGTCTGCTCGATGGTCTCCGGACGCTTCAGATCGCTGAGGCCCGCCTGTGAACTGCGCCCGGTACACAGCACGGTGGCCCCCAGTGCGCCCAGTTCTACGGCGATGCCCCGGCCCGCGCCGCGTGTGGCCCCGGCCACCAGCGCGACCTTTCCTGCCAGGGGCTGTGTACCTGCCAGCAGCGTCACGAGGGCTGCACCCCCAGCGACGCCAGCCACGTCCACGCCTGCTGTGGCCCCAGCACCTGTGCGCCGCGCTCTGGCGGAAACCAGTTGAGCAGCGGCTGAACGGCGCTCAGATCTCCGAAGATCAGTTTGTGATCGAGGTCGCTCAGGTGCAGCAGACCGCTCGGCTCGGCGGCGATCCACTCGCCCCGTTCGCGTGCTGCACCCAACCACACCGCGTCGATTTCGGCAGCGTCGGCAGGATTGAGCGTACCGGGCAGGCAGCCGTAATTGACCGGAGCGGGCCGCGCTTCGAGCCGGTAAAATTCCAGCCGCTCAGACCGCCAGATGAAGCGTTCGCGCTCGCCCAGCCGCCATTCCACCACGCCGCGCAGCGTCACAGATCACCGGTTTCGCGCAGCTCGACCTGTCGCAGCAGCACGCCGCCAAAGCTCAGAAGGGCGCGGTAACTGCCCTTATCGGGCGCGGTGATCCGGAACTCGGCGCTGCGCTGCGCGGCGTCCAGATACACGCTGTCGCGTCCCAGTTCGCGGTCGGCGTCGAACCACACCACGCTCAGGTAGCCTGCCTCGACCTTGCCGCTCAGGGCTGCACTGGCGATCAGGTCGCGGCCCTCACGCCGCAGCGACGCCGTGACCAGACGGGTGGGCAGCGAAACCGCTACCGGCTCGGGAATGATCGGAATGAAGGTATAGCGGCAGCCGCCCAGCAACACAGCCAGGAGCGGGGCCAGCAGCACGAGTCGCATCCTGTACAGTGTACGAACATCAGATGAAAAAGCTTTCCTGTACCTGTTGCGCTGCCCGTACATCCTCATCTGCCTGCCCGTCACGCTGCGGCTCCCGCGTTCCCGGCCATCCACGCGCCGATGAGGCCTGACCCGGTGCCACTTTCCTCACTCCCCTTCGCGGTGGTTCTGAATACCCAGGCCGGAAGTGGGCTGGCGGGCCGCGAATGGCCGCGCCTGAAAGCTGAACTCGACCAGCATGGCCTGCCACATCAACTCCTGCAAACCGGCAGCGCTCAGGAAGCGTGCTGGGCATTGGCGCAGCTTCCACCCGAACAACCGGTGCTGGCAGTGGGCGGCGACGGCACCGTGTACGGCCTGCTGCCAGAACTGCGCCACAGCGGGCGGGCGCTGGGCGTGGTTCCGCTGGGAAGCGGCAACGACTTTGCCGGGATGCTGGGCCTGAAACCCGGTGACTTCGGCGCAGCGCTGGGCCGCCTGTCGCGCCCCGCCACCGCCTTCGATCTGCTGGAAGTGCAGCTCGAAGGCGAAGCGCCCGACGAGTGGATGACGCTGCTCAACGGCCTGGGCATGGGCTTCGACGCGCAGATCACCGCCCTGATGAACGACGTACCGAAACGGCTCCTGGGGGTGCATCTGGGAGGGCTGGCACGGTATCTGTGGGCCGCGCTGGACGGACTGCGGCACCTGGAAACCGAGCATCTGGAGGTTCTGCTCGACGATCAGCCCTGGTACAGCGGCCCGAGCTGTCTGGTGGCCGTGATGAACGGCAGGCGCTACGGCGGCGGCTTCCTGATCGCTCCGCAGGCCAACCCACAGGATGGTCTGATCGATGTGGTGCTGGGCAGCGAACTGAGCCGCTCTGCCCTGCTGCTGCTGATGGGACGGGTGCTGCGCGGCACCCACCTGACCCATCCGCTGGTCCACCATGCCCGCGCCCGTAAGGTCAGTGTGTACTGGACCAGACCGATGTACGCCCACCTCGATGGTGACGTGCTCGGCAGACAGGAAGGGATGCACATCCAGGTGGTGCCGGGCGGCCTGAAATTTCTGAGCAGCAGCTGAAGACAGCAAACGGCCCGGACACCTTCAGGCATCCGGGCCGCGCTGTTAGGGCGGTTATTGCAGAGAAGCCAGCTTGTCCTGAGCGGCCTTCAGATCCAGCTTGTCCCAGTACGTGACGGGCGTGAAGGTCACGGCCTTTTTGAGCTGGGCGATGGCGGCCGCCTTGTTCTTGTTGCTGTCGAGCTTCAACAGGGCGTTGGCGTATTCGACACGGTGAATGATGGTGGTGGGCGCGATGGCAAACGCCTTCTCGAAGTTGGGAGCCACCTGATCGCCGCCTGCACCATACGAGAACGCGATAAACGATCCCTTGGCGACCAGCTCGGCATTCCACACGCCCAGCGCCACATACGCCTCATCCATCTTGGGATCGAGCGAAATCGCCTTGTTTAGCGAGTTCTTGACCTCCGAGGCCAGCGGCAGGCTCTGCAAAATGCCCACGAACTGGGCCAGACGCCCATCGGCGCGTGCCAGCTCGAAATACGCGGCGGCGCTGTTGCTGTTCAGCTTGATGGCCTGATTCGCGTAGCCCTGGGCCTTTTCGAGCAGCCCGCGCTTGGCGGTGTCGGGGCTGATGCCCGCGCCCAGCGTGGTGGCCTTCGCCGCGACTGCCAGCCCTTCGGCGCTGCCCAGATCGACGCCCATCTGGGCAGCCGCCTGCCAGTTACCCTTGTCGAGCAGGGTATTGGCGTCCTGGACGCTGGCCGCCAGAGAAACCGAAGCCGATGAAAGCAGAGCAAGCAGGATGTATTTACGCATGTGAAGTCCTCCGGGGATGACGGTGAAACGGTGATGTTGCACAGGCAACAGAAGGGCGGCTGAGGTATTCAGCCGGGTCGAAGGCCAGTGGGGTTGTCTGAACCGAGTATAACCAGATTACTGAAGCGAGTCTGACCCGGCAGACAGTTCCTGGGACAGAGACACACGCCGTCTCCCCTGCTCAGCGATCTTCCCGCCTGCTACCTTCCTTACATGGACTGGCAGGCCGCCCTGCGCGAACTCAGACCGCACCTGCCTACTGCGCGAGAAGCGTGGGGCGTGCGCGGCAGTCTGCGCTGGCTGGAAGGAGCGATGCGGGCGCGGGGAGCCAGTGCCAGCAGCGTGCGGAACATCGTTTACCGCGACATCGGCACCCCAAAGGACAGGGCGGCGCTGCACGACATTCTGAGCGAACTGGCCCGCGAAGCTGGACGAACGCTGCCCCCGCTGCCACACGTCAGAACGTCTACGCTGCCCGCCGAACTGGAACTGCTGGGCCGCAGCAAGCGCCGGGCCTTCAAACAGTTTCTGGGTGCGCTGCGGGCCGGAAGAACGGCGCGGATGGTGGTGAGCGGACCGCCGGGCGTCGGCAAGACGATGCTGATCGAACATCTGGAACGCGAGGCAGCGCTGCTCCCCGTACCGCTGCCCGTGCGCCGTCTGATGCTCGGCGGCGACGTGAGCGCTGTGCTGGGGCAGGTCAGGGTGCTGGCGTCGCAGCCGTTCGCGGTGCAGGCCGAGGCGCAGGCACAGGCCGCACGCGCCGTGCTGACAGGGCTGGAAGGCGTGCTACTGGTGCGGGTCGAG
Above is a genomic segment from Deinococcus ruber containing:
- the fmt gene encoding methionyl-tRNA formyltransferase, whose protein sequence is MSEAPPRVAFFGSPEFAVPVLDAVRAHFEVVLVVAQPDKPVGRGLKLSAPPVAAHAAALGLPLAQPTRLKNNTDFAAQLGASGADVAVTCAYGKILPASLLAVPRFGFLNTHTSLLPRYRGAAPIQWALIRGESTTGTTIMQTDPGMDTGPILLQEELSIAPEWTAPELANALQAQAARLIVQALSSLETLTPQPQNEVDATHAPMLSKADGEVAWHDSAQTIYNRYRGVYAWPQTSTTFAGRRVKLSVVRPLPGHFEGQPGEIIAVSREGVTVACGQGALELLTVQPESKKPMPAPDWWRGTGQTLGARFG
- a CDS encoding inorganic pyrophosphatase — translated: MTLRGVVEWRLGERERFIWRSERLEFYRLEARPAPVNYGCLPGTLNPADAAEIDAVWLGAARERGEWIAAEPSGLLHLSDLDHKLIFGDLSAVQPLLNWFPPERGAQVLGPQQAWTWLASLGVQPS
- a CDS encoding metal-dependent hydrolase, whose amino-acid sequence is MNITFIGHSAFLLEDGEYTLAIDPFIQGNPKATLTLDQVKARNISAVLISHAHGDHWGDALALAENGAAIIGTAEIGGYAGKNGAKNAIGGNIGGTIQQPWGSVYLTPAWHSSSFPDGSYGGMPTGLIIEFGGKRLYFAGDTALFSDMSLIGEKGIDLAFLPIGDNFTMGPLEAARCLDLLKPKDVIPMHYGTFPLLTGDPHVFAQEAEQRGVKAHLLQPGETLSY
- the def gene encoding peptide deformylase, with protein sequence MSEFTASKPSVYPIRLYGDPVLRRKARAITDVTAPVQIAHYRAAPLREVADIMLETMFEARGVGLAAPQIGLSARMFVAVEYEDDEDEGKETPLKSRVLQEYVMINPVIRPLDRRKDDSFQEGCLSIPGIYEEGVKRNRTVRVDYTDLDGNPRTLEAEDYLARVFQHETDHLDGVFFLDRLPPEITEEYRKELLSMQRQSREYLKELEVLRKAPGHVQEKL
- a CDS encoding serine/threonine-protein kinase, coding for MSLEPEHDQNALTLVSGYRLLRGLGRGNTSRVYLAEKIGPPDAGRQALVRAGQRVALKLPLADTLGNPEAATRFGNEVRLSLQFRHPHLVQGLDGTSFGSETFLSMRYYHGGTLARELTQALLPLPMALRVLADVASGLAYLHANDAVHQDVKTQNVYLHDGRAALGDFGSTYFQAQGGRVSGSPFYMAPEVYQGQLTGASSDVYSFGVLAHELLTGIRPHQGQTYEALMVSHLTHFPPQLSVQGVPRSVARLLDQALAKKPESRPTSALLRRALLGVLGESDEQEPETPSADAPAASTANRASVGRHGPQTPAKDAATPPAAAGPTTPKPSAPAEKRSWNPFRKK
- a CDS encoding SDR family oxidoreductase, translated to MAGVAGGAALVTLLAGTQPLAGKVALVAGATRGAGRGIAVELGALGATVLCTGRSSQAGLSDLKRPETIEQTAALVTEAGGQGVAIRCDHSDAAQVQRLMARVRADHGGLDVLVNDIWGGESLSQWGKKFWEQDLELGRQMLERAVWTHILTAHAGLPLLRAGGLIAEITDGDGWYYRGNFFYDLAKTAVMRLAQNWASELAGDGRGITSVSLTPGFLRSEEMLAHFGVAAERWQEAIAQDANFAESETPHLIGRALAHLAADPHRQRFDGGALASWTLMDEYDLCDIDGRRPHWGRWYAAVVKGESEQK
- a CDS encoding diacylglycerol/lipid kinase family protein, coding for MPLSSLPFAVVLNTQAGSGLAGREWPRLKAELDQHGLPHQLLQTGSAQEACWALAQLPPEQPVLAVGGDGTVYGLLPELRHSGRALGVVPLGSGNDFAGMLGLKPGDFGAALGRLSRPATAFDLLEVQLEGEAPDEWMTLLNGLGMGFDAQITALMNDVPKRLLGVHLGGLARYLWAALDGLRHLETEHLEVLLDDQPWYSGPSCLVAVMNGRRYGGGFLIAPQANPQDGLIDVVLGSELSRSALLLLMGRVLRGTHLTHPLVHHARARKVSVYWTRPMYAHLDGDVLGRQEGMHIQVVPGGLKFLSSS